A region of Candidatus Aegiribacteria sp. DNA encodes the following proteins:
- a CDS encoding BamA/TamA family outer membrane protein, producing MHLNMRTALGGILLFLLPSTLQASFVEPEVDSITVSGDIPVSQSKLLHGTGLKPGSSLLSITPIEVQSGIVSNLTALGYLSPAVDVQWPLWNDETAIVRVSVDTGMRSLLSGLVFKGITIFSADSLANLYPGGTGEPVTPSDTLAFRNAVLKSYNERGYINALLHINMLSLSEIEGRTGANTGYRAIECVVDENSQVFLGSITVTGLETVREKVITRELMISPGDSLNMELLRQSISMIYQLGLFQDVRFSYNDCPDDSSIVDLVVSVTESRYHRIDLGTGYVSPSAVFGSIKWLHPNIMGNNQRLTIGIHYMEYFGSKEGRKIEPEITYEEPWFLSTRWRWQLKLGYLNLSIPGLYQRSYSITSSFARTITNHLKFTAGYSLEYETYSDSAAEEGTTEAVWYTTSSITSSLIHDTRSPLFNPIRGHWMMVMGKLSGSFLGGADYYRFCNEARKFIPFGDDFVFAMRMRYGVAFPYGDDISVPPDERFFMGGGTTVRGYPFNSLGPKDSDDNPIGGRVEILSNFEVRARIIGDFGLVLFTDIGGLWNSLDNINLESIGFGVGFGLRYNTIFGPIRIDYGFAPTWSNSIKRGKFYFGLGHAF from the coding sequence GTGCATCTGAACATGAGAACCGCACTTGGCGGGATACTGCTGTTTCTCTTACCCTCAACTTTACAGGCCTCCTTTGTTGAGCCTGAAGTAGATTCCATCACTGTCTCAGGAGATATTCCTGTATCTCAGAGCAAACTTCTTCACGGAACAGGACTTAAGCCAGGATCTTCTCTTTTAAGCATTACTCCAATTGAAGTGCAGAGCGGCATAGTCTCGAATCTTACGGCTCTCGGATACCTTTCACCAGCCGTTGACGTACAATGGCCCCTCTGGAATGATGAAACGGCAATAGTAAGAGTATCAGTAGATACAGGAATGAGAAGCCTGCTATCCGGTCTTGTCTTTAAAGGCATTACAATCTTCTCCGCTGATTCTCTCGCAAATCTGTATCCCGGAGGCACAGGTGAACCGGTAACGCCTTCTGACACTCTTGCTTTCCGGAATGCCGTACTGAAAAGCTACAATGAAAGAGGTTATATAAATGCATTATTACATATCAACATGCTGAGCCTTAGTGAAATCGAGGGTCGGACCGGAGCAAACACGGGTTACAGAGCAATTGAATGTGTAGTTGATGAAAATAGCCAGGTTTTTCTTGGGAGTATAACCGTGACGGGGCTGGAGACAGTCCGTGAAAAGGTAATAACCAGAGAATTGATGATATCACCCGGTGATTCTCTTAACATGGAATTATTGCGCCAGTCTATAAGTATGATTTATCAGCTTGGCCTGTTTCAGGATGTTCGCTTTTCCTATAATGATTGTCCGGATGACAGCAGTATTGTAGATCTTGTTGTTTCAGTGACTGAAAGCAGGTATCACAGAATCGATCTTGGTACGGGTTATGTATCTCCGTCAGCCGTATTTGGCAGTATCAAATGGCTTCATCCCAACATCATGGGGAATAATCAGAGGCTTACAATCGGTATTCATTACATGGAGTATTTTGGATCTAAAGAGGGGCGTAAGATTGAACCTGAAATTACATATGAGGAACCCTGGTTTCTTTCGACAAGATGGAGATGGCAGCTGAAGCTTGGATATCTTAATCTGTCCATACCCGGTCTTTATCAGAGGAGTTACTCGATCACTTCCTCATTTGCGAGGACAATTACAAATCACCTGAAATTCACTGCCGGATACAGCCTTGAGTACGAGACATACAGTGACAGCGCGGCAGAGGAGGGTACAACGGAAGCAGTATGGTATACAACTTCCAGTATTACATCATCGCTGATTCATGATACTCGATCTCCTCTTTTCAATCCCATAAGAGGACACTGGATGATGGTGATGGGTAAACTGTCGGGAAGTTTTCTCGGCGGCGCTGATTACTACAGGTTCTGTAATGAAGCCAGAAAGTTTATCCCGTTCGGTGATGATTTTGTGTTTGCCATGCGTATGAGATACGGAGTAGCGTTTCCTTACGGTGATGATATTTCGGTTCCACCGGATGAAAGGTTCTTTATGGGCGGAGGAACAACAGTTCGCGGTTATCCGTTCAATTCGCTTGGTCCTAAAGATAGTGACGATAATCCCATAGGCGGACGGGTAGAAATTCTGAGCAATTTCGAAGTTAGAGCGAGAATTATTGGCGACTTTGGTTTAGTTCTGTTCACAGATATTGGCGGTCTCTGGAATTCCCTGGATAATATCAATCTTGAATCAATAGGTTTTGGAGTCGGATTCGGGCTTCGATACAATACTATTTTCGGCCCGATAAGGATTGACTATGGTTTTGCTCCTACATGGAGCAACTCTATAAAAAGAGGAAAATTTTACTTTGGTCTCGGTCATGCTTTCTAG
- a CDS encoding translocation/assembly module TamB, which yields MKRTALWIRSTLLGLTFFIVSFYLLLSTGFFAETLGKVTGLLVSDEVTQISFRGLYTDIFWKTSVDSVIVTDNHGFSMIICGTDIQGSLLDFAASRHVDYILVERLEISLPPETGEVDSIPDSLSTILASIDMGIVTSVDRFILEYGIITDPYGVVLDSMYLDAVIKRESGVSVDVSASRIELPGFGQIIGEGILTLIDGDVITEGFTGIASPGSLLITGTLIGIEEMLNVDISGIVTTKYLDIPVELSVSTEGSISGRLSDLQAKLAFSNGKAFLFGREASFTVDTLTADLQNLVVTGLHLAADNSSFDLDGDYDITSSVWNASIDMSMINTDISEYFTTLPETRITGSISASCSGDESLSLNGSAIIDLSASSVDILDVSTLYLDAVLIENNVDFHGSVSGTGSESMTFAGRSILDSDWEPVSWSAEIEASLGSLLFLEKYGVKGLPDVSGANLDLNGSGTRFGMDLEGEIDVYEFSMSDIEADKASFEGTVNLSRGNLTGGCSIEVDSLHLLSDVFHVTADVSVNGDDIAVDSLIFTASNSRIYTGEIAVNAGDTTRFELGNLRAAHSKLRVVTDGGLSGFAENGTFVLDTLWISQPIGEFRMSGMMDEEKTSFEAVVENFDFSTFSTFSGLPASMSGVGNFNISYSQDANYMQGSFTGKISDPEYGQFSMDSVTVEMSADEGNISVDGIYAWHDGVRSGFQLSASNVWRGTDFHLLAEKIDWLELEVNDIGDWFFYILPLPINTMGASFSARAEYTRADDGDHSLEFQASARIRRLYITILGVELPNVNLYLNYPDSTEIGYNTRLTLGAGSQSSGDFSSSWLADIRSIYPFELGDYSIYAQLSEMEIPLPGIGAIVASGGVSMDKDESTARPVLAGKFTILEGAIGIPQPVSASSSGGSGELPFDLEIDVSSTGKLWFRTSFADIEMSAKMRIFTLERKPTVNGYIDAVRGKITVLQRDFEITEGRVQLIQGIPPTVHLNVTAETNIRSIMSHDEYHITILITGDMDNPEITLTGEGPGGQIAQEDILTLLAAGLTYGEMQQLNSNALRSEVETVAQTLLGSLLARNIRDEIGLDTFEISPELLSDTTSLVLNVGKYVFPDLYFSYKGDVFSANPGLFSAQYLFTSELYVEGSTRSTIHGDMEPTLEIHYTIRY from the coding sequence ATGAAAAGAACCGCTCTGTGGATTCGGTCAACTCTTCTTGGGCTGACATTTTTCATTGTATCATTCTACCTGCTTCTTTCAACAGGATTTTTTGCTGAGACGCTCGGAAAAGTTACAGGCCTGCTTGTGTCGGATGAAGTTACACAAATCAGTTTCAGGGGTCTGTATACTGATATCTTCTGGAAGACATCGGTCGATTCTGTAATTGTAACTGATAATCACGGTTTTTCGATGATTATCTGCGGTACTGACATACAGGGAAGTCTGCTGGACTTCGCTGCAAGCAGGCATGTCGATTATATCCTGGTTGAGAGACTGGAGATCAGCCTTCCGCCTGAAACAGGGGAAGTTGATTCGATTCCGGATTCACTGAGTACGATTCTTGCCAGCATTGATATGGGAATCGTTACAAGTGTGGATCGATTCATTCTGGAGTACGGAATAATCACTGATCCATATGGTGTCGTTCTTGATTCCATGTATCTTGATGCTGTTATCAAAAGGGAATCAGGCGTTTCAGTAGATGTGAGCGCATCGCGAATAGAACTTCCAGGCTTCGGGCAGATCATCGGGGAAGGCATACTCACACTTATTGATGGTGATGTAATTACTGAAGGATTCACCGGGATTGCTTCTCCCGGTTCACTGTTGATTACCGGAACACTGATCGGTATTGAAGAAATGCTGAATGTTGATATTTCCGGCATAGTGACAACGAAATACCTTGATATTCCTGTTGAGCTGTCCGTTTCAACTGAAGGATCGATTTCCGGTCGGCTTTCAGATTTGCAGGCAAAGCTTGCGTTCAGTAATGGTAAAGCATTCCTATTCGGCAGAGAAGCCAGTTTTACTGTGGATACACTCACAGCTGATTTGCAGAACCTTGTTGTGACTGGTCTTCATCTTGCTGCTGATAACTCATCATTTGATCTTGATGGAGATTATGATATCACCTCCTCGGTATGGAATGCATCAATTGATATGTCAATGATCAATACTGATATATCGGAATATTTTACTACCCTTCCTGAAACAAGAATTACCGGTTCGATTTCCGCATCCTGTTCCGGAGACGAGTCTCTTTCCCTCAATGGCTCGGCAATCATCGATCTTTCCGCTTCAAGCGTCGATATTCTGGATGTTTCCACACTATACCTTGATGCTGTTCTTATTGAAAACAATGTTGATTTCCATGGATCAGTCAGTGGCACGGGTAGCGAATCAATGACATTTGCGGGCCGGAGTATCCTTGATTCGGATTGGGAGCCTGTATCGTGGTCAGCTGAGATTGAGGCCTCTCTAGGATCTCTCCTGTTTCTTGAAAAATATGGAGTTAAAGGACTCCCGGATGTTTCAGGAGCGAATCTGGACTTGAACGGGAGCGGAACAAGATTCGGTATGGACCTTGAAGGTGAAATAGATGTTTATGAGTTTTCCATGAGTGATATTGAAGCTGACAAGGCTTCGTTTGAGGGAACAGTGAATCTGTCCAGGGGAAACCTGACAGGAGGTTGTTCTATTGAAGTAGATAGTCTTCACCTCCTTTCAGACGTTTTTCATGTGACTGCCGATGTTTCCGTTAATGGGGATGACATCGCCGTTGATAGTTTGATATTCACCGCTTCAAACAGCCGGATCTACACAGGAGAAATTGCTGTGAATGCAGGGGATACTACCAGATTCGAATTGGGGAATCTGAGAGCTGCTCATTCAAAACTTAGAGTAGTAACTGATGGAGGTCTCTCAGGATTCGCGGAAAACGGTACTTTCGTATTGGATACCCTGTGGATTAGCCAGCCTATCGGTGAATTCCGGATGTCGGGAATGATGGATGAAGAAAAAACATCATTCGAGGCGGTAGTCGAGAACTTTGACTTTTCGACATTCAGCACTTTCTCCGGCCTGCCTGCGAGCATGTCCGGAGTAGGGAACTTTAATATCTCCTATTCACAGGATGCAAATTATATGCAGGGCTCCTTTACAGGCAAAATATCAGATCCTGAGTACGGCCAGTTCTCAATGGACAGTGTAACTGTTGAAATGTCAGCGGATGAAGGCAATATTTCAGTTGATGGTATCTATGCCTGGCATGACGGAGTGAGATCGGGCTTTCAGCTCAGCGCAAGCAATGTCTGGAGAGGTACTGATTTTCATCTGCTTGCAGAGAAAATAGATTGGCTGGAGCTTGAGGTGAATGATATCGGTGACTGGTTTTTCTATATTCTTCCACTGCCGATAAACACCATGGGCGCGAGTTTTTCAGCCAGAGCTGAGTATACCAGGGCAGATGATGGAGATCATTCCCTTGAGTTTCAGGCGTCTGCAAGAATCAGACGGTTGTATATTACAATTCTTGGAGTTGAGCTACCCAACGTAAATCTCTACTTGAATTATCCGGATTCTACTGAGATAGGATATAATACCCGTCTGACACTTGGAGCCGGAAGCCAGAGTTCAGGTGATTTTTCTTCATCCTGGCTTGCTGATATCAGAAGTATCTATCCCTTTGAACTTGGTGATTACAGTATTTACGCACAACTGTCTGAAATGGAGATTCCTCTGCCGGGAATTGGCGCAATTGTCGCTTCAGGTGGAGTGTCCATGGATAAGGATGAATCAACTGCCAGGCCTGTTCTTGCGGGGAAATTCACTATTCTTGAAGGCGCGATCGGCATACCTCAGCCAGTATCAGCTTCATCATCCGGAGGTTCGGGTGAGCTCCCGTTTGATCTGGAAATCGACGTATCCAGTACTGGAAAACTCTGGTTCCGAACGAGTTTTGCTGATATTGAAATGTCCGCGAAGATGAGAATATTTACGCTTGAGCGTAAACCAACAGTAAACGGGTATATCGATGCTGTCAGGGGAAAAATAACAGTACTGCAGAGAGATTTCGAGATAACGGAGGGAAGAGTACAGCTCATCCAGGGGATTCCTCCAACTGTCCATCTCAATGTTACAGCGGAAACGAATATACGCAGCATCATGAGTCATGATGAATATCACATAACTATTCTGATTACAGGAGATATGGACAATCCTGAAATCACTCTGACCGGAGAAGGGCCGGGCGGTCAGATCGCCCAGGAAGATATTCTGACACTCCTTGCAGCCGGATTGACCTATGGTGAGATGCAGCAGCTCAATTCCAACGCACTGAGGTCCGAAGTCGAGACCGTAGCGCAGACACTGCTGGGGAGCCTTCTTGCCAGGAATATCAGAGATGAGATCGGACTGGATACTTTTGAGATATCCCCGGAACTCCTGTCTGATACAACAAGCCTGGTGCTGAATGTTGGTAAATATGTATTTCCCGATCTCTACTTTTCATACAAAGGGGACGTGTTTTCTGCAAATCCGGGATTATTCAGCGCGCAGTACCTCTTCACCTCGGAACTGTACGTCGAGGGTTCAACAAGATCTACAATCCATGGTGATATGGAACCCACACTGGAGATACACTACACAATCCGCTATTAG
- a CDS encoding GNAT family N-acetyltransferase, whose protein sequence is MNANKPTGHPVLKTRRLALRPFTLSDSEDVRKLAGERDIADTTLNIPHPYEEGMAEKWISTHMAGFDENTSLTFAITCRKDGKLLGAVSLTVQRSHSRAELGYWIGKPYWGNGYCTEAAHAVMEYGFTVLRLNRIFATFMTRNPASGRVMEKLGMKSESIMRQHYKKWDKFEDMAMYGILKDEWISEY, encoded by the coding sequence ATGAATGCGAATAAGCCGACAGGACATCCTGTATTAAAGACTCGAAGGCTTGCCCTCCGTCCATTCACACTCTCAGACTCGGAGGATGTCCGCAAGCTTGCAGGTGAAAGGGATATAGCGGATACTACACTTAATATCCCACATCCTTACGAGGAAGGGATGGCTGAGAAGTGGATATCTACGCATATGGCGGGTTTTGATGAGAATACCAGCCTTACTTTTGCCATCACCTGCCGAAAAGACGGAAAACTCCTTGGAGCCGTTAGTCTCACAGTGCAGCGCAGCCATTCGAGAGCCGAACTTGGATACTGGATCGGAAAACCATACTGGGGAAACGGATACTGCACTGAAGCAGCTCATGCTGTTATGGAGTATGGATTCACCGTTCTGAGACTCAACAGGATATTCGCAACCTTCATGACAAGGAATCCTGCTTCCGGAAGAGTAATGGAAAAACTTGGAATGAAATCTGAAAGTATCATGAGACAGCATTACAAAAAATGGGACAAGTTCGAAGATATGGCAATGTACGGTATTCTGAAGGATGAGTGGATCTCAGAGTACTGA
- a CDS encoding class I SAM-dependent methyltransferase has translation MEKSRLETTLDGIRISRTLDVATGAGNYASFLRTNIKGCGAITAIDVDRTMLTRAKEHLDKIADVSPACMNSAMMAFKPEAFDMVCISNSLHHMSKLEDTLAEMLRVLRPGGYFLVSEMFRDGQTDAQMTHVLMHEWWAEIDTALGVSHNGTFRKDEILDICAIPSLGLENMISQDYAFLDKDPLDPEAVEYIDGAIDMYVKKASGLDNFENLKIRGDELRERLHSTGFHGATTLVILGSKSA, from the coding sequence GTGGAGAAGAGCAGGCTGGAAACAACACTTGATGGTATACGCATCAGCCGGACGCTTGATGTGGCAACAGGCGCGGGGAACTATGCAAGTTTTCTTAGAACGAATATTAAAGGCTGCGGCGCGATAACGGCAATCGACGTTGACAGAACAATGCTGACCCGGGCAAAAGAACACCTTGATAAGATCGCTGATGTTTCACCTGCCTGCATGAATTCTGCGATGATGGCGTTCAAACCGGAGGCTTTTGATATGGTCTGCATCTCCAATTCGCTCCACCATATGAGCAAACTCGAGGATACTCTCGCAGAGATGCTGAGGGTTCTCCGTCCGGGAGGATATTTCCTCGTCAGTGAGATGTTTCGTGACGGTCAAACTGATGCCCAGATGACTCATGTTCTCATGCATGAGTGGTGGGCTGAGATTGATACGGCTCTCGGGGTTTCGCACAACGGTACATTCCGAAAGGACGAAATACTTGACATCTGCGCAATTCCGAGTCTGGGGCTTGAGAACATGATCTCTCAGGATTATGCCTTCCTCGACAAAGACCCTCTGGATCCTGAAGCAGTCGAGTATATCGACGGTGCAATCGATATGTATGTGAAGAAAGCTTCAGGACTGGACAATTTCGAAAATCTGAAGATACGGGGAGATGAACTCCGCGAGCGCCTTCACAGTACAGGATTTCACGGCGCTACGACTCTTGTCATCCTCGGGAGTAAGTCAGCATGA
- a CDS encoding HIT family protein, which yields MKDCPFCNPDDDRILWRDENVYVIRDLYPVSPSHTLIIPFRHFASIFDATVEELTSIAKALTIRKGQLEQSLAADGYNIGVNEGTAAGQTIPHVHIHLIPRFERDVDDPRGGIRGVIPEKKIYRNT from the coding sequence ATGAAAGATTGTCCCTTCTGTAATCCGGACGATGACAGGATACTGTGGAGAGATGAGAATGTCTATGTGATAAGGGATTTGTATCCGGTCTCTCCTTCGCACACTCTGATCATACCTTTCAGACACTTCGCCAGTATCTTCGATGCTACTGTTGAAGAACTGACTTCGATAGCAAAAGCTCTTACTATCAGAAAAGGTCAGCTTGAGCAGAGTCTTGCCGCTGACGGATACAATATAGGTGTGAACGAAGGAACGGCAGCAGGTCAAACGATACCTCATGTCCATATTCATCTTATACCGAGATTCGAACGCGATGTTGATGATCCAAGGGGTGGAATCAGGGGAGTAATACCTGAGAAGAAAATTTACCGTAACACATAA
- a CDS encoding DNA-3-methyladenine glycosylase gives MLPPEEFFLKDAVTLAPALLGCLLRRDTPDGLITGIIVETESYTEDDPASHAFGGRTDRNWPMFEQGGMAYVYLIYGIHNCFNVTSGMESSGEAVLVRALQPVEGIGLMRRNRMVSGMTDLCSGPGKLCQALSIDRNLSGVSLMNGDIQIRIPRSTVELNIAITKRIGITKAAELPRRFLIMNSKWASGRIDQSV, from the coding sequence ATTTTACCGCCTGAAGAATTCTTTCTCAAAGATGCGGTAACGCTTGCCCCGGCTCTCCTCGGGTGTTTATTAAGAAGAGATACTCCGGATGGATTAATCACCGGTATAATCGTTGAAACAGAAAGCTATACGGAGGATGATCCCGCAAGCCATGCTTTTGGCGGCAGAACAGATCGCAACTGGCCGATGTTCGAGCAAGGGGGCATGGCTTACGTGTATCTGATTTACGGAATTCACAACTGTTTCAATGTGACCTCAGGGATGGAGAGCAGCGGTGAAGCAGTGCTGGTCAGAGCCCTTCAACCTGTTGAAGGAATCGGACTTATGAGGAGGAACCGAATGGTCAGTGGAATGACTGATCTTTGCAGTGGACCCGGGAAACTCTGTCAGGCTCTATCCATCGACAGGAATCTTTCTGGTGTTTCTCTGATGAATGGTGATATCCAGATCCGGATACCGCGTTCTACGGTGGAACTCAATATAGCGATAACGAAGCGTATAGGTATTACAAAGGCAGCAGAACTTCCAAGGCGCTTTCTGATCATGAATTCGAAATGGGCATCCGGAAGGATTGATCAGTCAGTCTGA
- a CDS encoding Gfo/Idh/MocA family oxidoreductase, whose product MVKTGIVGLGYWGPNLLRNIYANRRNGGLVICDSNAARLNKMAGHYPDIQSTSNYKDLIDNDDLNAIVIATDVSSHFPLAKQALQAGKHVFVEKPFAACIEEAEELVDLGRKNGLVTMVGHTFMFSPPVIKTKEIIDSGDLGNIHFITSSRVNLGLHQKDVSVIWDLAPHDFSMLFYWLDEEPIEVNAFGHAYVLNEIPDVAFIDLAFPSGSIANVQVSWLSPSKLRRTVIVGSRKMLVYDDTEPLEKIKIYDKGVEVIEPESFGEYQLSYRTGDIVSPKLDTSEPLASEMEEFLRCIETGCTPKSSGAEGLAVVRALELADDSLKKAFRKE is encoded by the coding sequence ATGGTAAAAACCGGAATAGTCGGACTTGGATACTGGGGTCCCAACCTGCTCAGAAATATTTACGCTAATCGCCGAAACGGCGGTCTTGTAATCTGTGATTCCAATGCTGCGCGTTTGAACAAGATGGCCGGACACTATCCGGATATTCAGAGCACGAGTAATTACAAGGATCTGATCGATAATGATGATCTTAATGCTATTGTTATTGCCACCGATGTCTCTTCTCACTTTCCGCTGGCAAAGCAGGCTCTTCAGGCAGGAAAGCATGTTTTTGTTGAAAAACCGTTTGCAGCATGTATAGAGGAAGCTGAAGAACTGGTTGATCTTGGCCGAAAAAACGGACTGGTTACCATGGTTGGACATACATTCATGTTCTCACCTCCTGTAATCAAAACCAAGGAGATAATAGACAGCGGAGATCTCGGAAACATACATTTCATAACCTCGAGCAGAGTAAATCTGGGTCTGCATCAAAAGGATGTATCAGTTATATGGGATCTGGCTCCTCACGACTTCTCAATGCTTTTCTACTGGCTGGATGAGGAACCGATTGAAGTAAACGCATTCGGTCATGCATATGTTCTAAATGAAATACCGGATGTAGCTTTTATCGATCTTGCGTTTCCAAGCGGTTCGATAGCTAATGTCCAGGTTTCCTGGCTTTCACCCTCGAAGTTACGTAGAACTGTTATTGTCGGAAGCAGGAAGATGCTTGTATACGATGACACTGAGCCGCTTGAAAAAATCAAGATCTATGACAAAGGTGTAGAAGTAATTGAACCGGAAAGTTTTGGCGAATATCAGCTCTCTTACAGAACGGGAGATATTGTTTCACCCAAACTCGATACAAGCGAACCTCTCGCAAGCGAAATGGAAGAGTTTCTTCGCTGCATTGAAACCGGATGTACCCCTAAATCATCAGGAGCCGAGGGACTTGCGGTTGTACGAGCACTTGAACTGGCTGATGACAGCCTGAAGAAGGCTTTCAGAAAGGAATAA